TAACTGTTTTATCTGCCACTTACCTATTCAATATATACATAGTGGTTTTGATTTGCAAGTactgttcttcttttttttttttctttgcagagGGCTATCGATGGAGATGAAGTACCCAATTCAATCTCGAACTCGATGTGTTTACTGGAATCTCAAAGAATCAAATTACTTGAAATCTAACAGAGAATTGGAATTGAAATCTACTGCTACTGTGCGGTCATTGTACAATGTATTTGAGATCACTAGCAAACAAGTCAAGCCTAGTCTTTTAAAGATGCAGGCTATGGAGAAAGAGAGTGAAGCTGGTAGGAATGTGAAGGAAGACGAGAGGAGAAGGAAGATTGGATTAGCTAATAGAGGAAAGGTACCATGGAACAAAGGAAGGAAACACACTGAAGGTAGGCTAGAGAAAGTCGTaaatctttttttcattttctactTTTTTGTGAATTGAGTTTGATCAATCGCTTAAACAGACACTCGAAGACGAATCAAGGAGAGAACTATTGAAGCTTTGAGAAATCCCAAGGTGATGTCAAGTAAGACTCATTCAAATCTGTTTCTACTCGTTAAAATGACAAAACCTATATGGCGAAGTTGAACTCTTTTACCTTCTTTTCAGGTTCGGGATAAGATGTCTGAGCATCAACAACCACATAGGTAGTAGCTCTGTTGTTTACATGTAGTTTGTAACTGTTTCAGTGTATCTACACACCACACTGAGGCCATAATGTTTGTGTATTGCAGTGATGAAACCAAGGAGAAGATAAGAGCTTCAGTTAAACAAGTTTGGGCTGAGAGGTCAAGATCGAAGAGATTAAAGGAGAAGTTCACCTTATTGTGGTCAGAGAACATTGCAGAAGCTGCAAGGAGAGGGGGAAGTAGTGAGGTGGAACTTGATTGGGACAGCTACGAAAAATCTAAACAAGAGATTTCATCTGAGCAATTTCAGTTGTCTGAAGAGAAAGCAAGAACAAAGGAACAAACCAAGATGAGAGCTGCACAAGTCAAGACAGAGAAGATGAGGAGAGTTGAAGAAAGGAAGAAAGAACGAGAAGAGAGAGACCAAAGAGGAGTAAAGACTCGAACACCAAAGCAGAACAAAGAGAATGCAACCGTTAGCTCACGTTCTAaactgaagaagaaactcaCAAAGGTAAAGTTATTCCTTGGACGCTTcagaaaaaacaagaagaaactaACTTGATAAATTCTTGGTTTGGCATTGATGTCTTGCAGATTCACAAGAAGAAAACAAGCCTTGGTAAAGTCTCTATTGTAAAGGATAGGGTAGTTTCAGTTGCAGCCAAACTGGAGAATCTGGACTTGGAACTGATAAggaaagagagaacaagaggagAAATTTCACTTGCTGATCAGATCCAGGCTGCTAAAAGCCTACGAGGAAATGATGTTCTATCAAGAATTGGTCTTTTTGCCATGAAATCGGTAGACTTTGATTAGTTTATAGAGCTGCCCCTTCACTTCTTGCCACAATATACttgacaaaaatattattaataaaccAATTATTAACACAACGGGCGCTACTTTAACTCATGTATAAGTTATTAAACTAACTCTCTCAGCCTCTCACAGAAGCTAGAGTGACAACTGACAGAACACTGACCATAAGAAAAGGAAATTTCTGGAAGAAAACGAGTAAGTAAGCTCgtctttttatttattggaCATTATAAAGCCTCACACTCAGTGTAAAAACACACATTACAATAAAAGGTCCACTTATCGATAGCTTCATACTAAAGCATTTTTCTTAAAGAAGACATTCTTACACTTCGTTGAGTTTACACAAGAGTTGCCTTTGCTAGCTGAAGTCCTTTCTCGCGACCATAAAACTTCTCCACGATTCCGAGTGCAAACTCCAACGACGTTCCAGGACCCCTGCTCGTTATGAGATTACCGTCCACCAAAACTCTATGTTCAATGTGACTCTTGTCCGACAATTTGTTGCACATTGCTGGAAAAGCTGTCGCCTTCTTACCCTATACAAACATCCATAAAGTTGCTATGAAGGTAATGATCATATGCATCTAAGTCTCAACTATTAGCTACCAAAGTGTATTTCTCTCTCGCTTTGTTTGTACCTTGAGCAAACCATGTGGCTCAAAGACCAGAGCAGGTGATGCACAAATTGCTCCATATGGTTTGTTTGATTCCGCCTGCTTCTTTAACATATTCACTAGCTTCTCCGAACTTGCAAATGCTTCAGCACCACCGAGACCACCCTGTGAATTAAAATAAGTTCATCATGTTGGTTAATTCAACTTTCTTGACATTATATATCCCTTTCATCAAGTTAGCACTCACAGGCAACACAATCAGATCGTATGAGTTCTTTTCAGCCTCATCGAGAAGCACATCTGCCACTAGCTTGACTTTACGAGATGCTACCACTTCCAAACTGTTACCAAGCGCAGCAACGACAACATTCGCTTTTGCCCGTCTCAGTACATCAATGATCGCAACAGCTTCCATTTCCTCCGAGCCATCTGCAATGGGTACAAGAATCTGAAAAGGAAAACCAATGACTCTGAGTGAACAGAAGAATGTTAAGTAAAACACATTTGCGAGTCTACccttttttatataatcaatcaTCTAGCCACCTGAAGTAGCTTATGCTACCAAATTATCTCACATTACAAAGCGAGTTAACCATCAAAACATAACTCTTCTTCAACTGAGGCTTTCAACCAATTGGCTAGGCGGCAATAGTAAGTTACCTGTGGGCTACTGTCATACGACCACTTTGTTTGGTTAAGCTCGGTAATAGTGTACTCATCACCAGGGTTGGGACGCATCACCTGATGTCAAAAGGGGAAGAAGAGTGTAAGAGGATACCATGGAACAACGACTATGTTGCCAAaagaatagtttttttcttttcttgtggaTATATGAAGTTCTTGCATCCTATAGGTTTCAGTTGCATGTAATATCTCAAAAACAGTCAATCAGCACTGGACAGGGGAACGAACGCTGGAAATTTTAGCCTTTGACCGACCTCAGATTCAAGGAAATGACCGCAATAATCCGGTAGAAAAAAAGGTTGCATCACCTATACCAAGTTGCACCTCTAAGTTCTAACATTACATTAGTAGGATGTCACTATAGGACATCAAATTATAAACAACTAAATAAACTACCATTCTTTGCGGAGGACTATCTTCACAACAAAAAATGATCTCTAAGATCAAATATGTGGATTTGGAGTGAGGTTTGACAGAAGAAGACATACCAAAGGTGCAGAGACTTCAGCAGCTTTCTCTTTCCCAAACAGCTGCTCCACAAGTGTGACAGAAAATTCCATAGTGGTTCCGGGCCCTCTACTGGTCACTATCCTCCCATCAATTTCCACTCTCGACTCAACAGCCGTTGCACAGGTTGCTCCTAGCTTCTCCATAAACACTGGATAACATGTTGCCTACAAGGGACACAAATGTGACTTACACACCAAATACAAActcaaacaaagaaagaaaagttcTTCAACACTGATCACTGCATACATACTTTTTTACCCTCTAGCAAACCCCAAGTACCAAGCGCCAACGCCGGAGCACAACAGATAGCAGCGTTAAGCCCTCCATCGGTGTCTTGTTTCTTGACCATATTCTCCAAAGGTTTACAGTTCTTAAGTGTCTCTCCCCCAGGTAGTCCTCCCTTCCCCCAAACAATAtcacaaagaaataaaattagcTACCAAATTCTCAAACTATATCAGAATCAAAATCTGGAAGCTATGATCAAACGCATAACAACGATTCCATTCAATCGAATCCTTAATTATACAACTATGTGTTCACGAGATGGATCCAGAGATCAGAGACGTTACAGGGAGCATAATAAGGTCGAAAACAGAGCCGGTGACATCAGAGAGAAGCGTATCGGCGACAATCTTGATCCCATGGCATGCATCAACTCCAACCTGATTCTCCACGGAGGCCACCGTTACATCCGCGCCGCCTCGCCGCAGCACATCGATCATCACCACCGCTTCGAACGGCTCAGTACCATGCGCGACGGGGATCAAAACCTAGCGCACGAACAAAAAACAATCATCAAGAGAAATTAGAGAGGATCGATAAGGATGTGAAGATTACGGATCTTCGTACCTTCTTAGTAGGTGAAGCCATAGTCGCAGAGACGGAGATGGATCGTCGATTCACTGGAAGAGAAGTTCGTCTCGGAGAAGAGAAATGGAGTTTAGTGCTGAACAATGGAGTGACACTAAGGTAGCGGTGACACGACGACGACGCCATTGATGAATAAACACGTGTCTAGAATGTGCGATAGGAAGAgaaaaagtttgttttgggtaatCGTGGACGGCGTGTAGTTGGTTTGTCAAGGTGAGAACAACGTCCCGGTTCATAGCTTCATTGATGCACTTGTTGTGGTTTTGATGCTTTCATGAACAAATATCATTTTGTGtttctaattttataaaaagaccAAGTAGCACAGTTGTTGTCATAGTTTGAacctttatttttctaaaaaacttATGTATTTATCATGTTAAAGTAATTATAAACATTCAATGAaacacatctatcttattaaaacagaaacattacaacttattCTAGGTGGATTTAAAATTGGACCTTATgcaattaatgttatattaatctatttattattatacatgcctttttataaataattaatatcaaccattaccatagtttttcacttcttaccttattattatatccactacgcatgtttccttatattgcatatattttactataagctagatacatccactagcatattatactataagataaattattaataatacatctactagcatataatactatacgacagattactaataatacaatatattatatatattcattaacttgcatctatcaatattagcaatactataaAGACGACTATACTTtaaacctataaaccatgatatactaatttataacaaaaatgatattactgttacaaattagtttttataaaaattatttatagcaacaattttttatataagataaatttaatcaagactcaaatcttttttttcctgttcagaaaaaaagaaacctacgaatatataccattaagttagcaaaaaaatttccgaataaatagtaaatctcaccaacccaaaaaatgaattaaaaatataacaaaagatattatgtttgaaatttagctcattgggtcgggtataaatctgttcatttcaggtatgagttcttcgagttctcaacatttggatctaagtaggtatttgattttttttgtccgggtcgattttttttggttccagatcattctaacttttttatttataaatcttaaataatatacaacatatatataaaatatgtgaatcaaaatataaacccgcgcaggcgcgcgggtcatgatctagttataAAGTTATATTGCGGTTCATTAACACTTGACAGACTGACAGTTTGACTGATAAATTTTTGAGATTGTAGATAAAAGTTTTTTCTTGAAAACACATATCGacattctttatatttttcttgcAGAATCCCTCTTTGGTAAAATCGGTTTGATATGGATTTGAATTACCAAATATGAGATTAAACTTCAATATAGGCTGAATAAAAGGCAATTAAAAACGCTGACAAAAAAAAGGCAATTAAAAACTTGAGCTTGTATTGATATTGACTCATCGATCAAGATGAATCTGATTATGTGCTAATTAGTGAACTATAATCTCCCAATCTCACTATAATATGGAAATTACGGTTTAATAAATTTCAGGATTCTACTTTTTTTGTAGTACATTGATTCTTGGATGcttactagttttttttttttgagcaaggGCTTCTTAGGATGCTTACTAGTTGCGTTGCTTTTTTCATTGAACAACACTGTTTTTTGCAGCATGGAAGAATCTAAGTTTGTGATAGGAAAAACCAAAATATGAGAAAAATTGGCTGAACTCAGAAGCGATATCGAAGAGGAGTACTAGGCTCCCTTGCAAAACGTTTGGGAAAGTGTGATTTGctctttaattgtttttgttgtaTATATAGTTTAACTCTCTAGCTGCATTCGATCTTTAGAGGTACTGAGTactaagggcatctccaacctgcacactaaatttggtgtgaaaaaacaccaaatttggtgttttggtgTTTCACTTTCTTTTTCATCTCCAACCACAAACACCAAATTACACACCAAAAAGAATATTCactattattataatatttaatttagttttctgtttatttttaatagttttaataaataattattttttatacagttaattaattaataaataaaatataaaattacaattgataaaaaaataaatattaatcaataatttgaaaactaaagaaattaattggaataatttatttagttttgataaataataataattaagtgattaattaaaaaagataTAAGATTACAATCCGTTAAACAAAATTACAatgcataaaatataaataaccaGAAATAAAATACATCATACTAATTTTCAGAATTAGTATATTCAGACCACAAGTGTTCAATTAAATCATTACGAAGTTCAATATGCGCTTCTCGATCCTTAATTTTTCTATGTCGAGCTAAGAATTCTTGAAATCGAGCATCATCTTCACCCGTCATCTCAACTTCAGCAGCTGGGACTTCTGTTCGTTCTTCAATTGTTGCATCAACATCACGTTCATCCTCTATGATCATATTATGCATTATGATACAAGTTGTCATTATATCATGTAACACTTTCTTACTCCAAAAGCGTGCTGGTCCAGCCACAATTGCAAATCGTGACTGTAATACTCCGAATGCACGTTCCACATCTTTTCTACAAGCTTCTTGCTTCTTtgcaaataattgttttttggGACCACGTGGATCGTGAATTGTTTGAACAAGAGTGGACCATTTTGGATATATACCATCAGCTAAATAATAACCCGTATTATAATTTTTCCCATTAATAACGTAATTAGCGGGTGGAACAGTTCCTTCAGCTAAATTAGCAAAAAGATGAGACGCCTCTAACACATTAATATCATTGTTAGATCCTGGTAGACCAAAATATGCATGCCAAATCCAAAGATCATAATCAGCTACAGCTTCCAGAATAATAGTAGGAGATCCACTACGACCAGCATATTGTCCTCCCCAAGCTGTTGGGCAGTTTTTCCATTTCCAATGCATACAATCTAAACTACCCAACATACCTGGAAATCCTCGGCTTTCTCCAATCTGAAGTAGTCGTTCAACATCATTAGCGTCAGGTGTTCGAAGGTAACTACTTCCAAAGACCTCGACAACAGCACGACAGAATCGTTTCATACTTTCTATAGCAGTGGACTCTCCTATTTTGATGTATTCATCGGTGGAATCCGCCGGCAACCCATACGCCAACATCCGAAATACAGCAGTTATTTTTTGCAGACCAGACAACCCAAGTCTACCAACACCATCTCTTCGCTGGACAAAGTAGTTGTCATGTCTTTGTATAGCATCATGAATATGCATAAACAAAGGACGGCTCATCCGAAATCTTCGTCGGAACATCGTCTCCGAGAACAAAGGATTATCTGAAAAATAATCACTGAAGAGATTGCGAGAAGAAGTTTCTCGGTCACGGTTGATAACTACATGACCCGGAATAGATCCACCGTGGGAACCCTCCGAGTTAGATAGGTTATGAGTGATGAGAAAATTGTTGTTAGCAGTAATTTGAGATACTACTTGGTTTTGTATGTCCTCGTAATAATTatcatctgaagaagaagatgaagaagaagaagaaggtggtaTATAAGATGAACTTCCATAGTTGAAATTCATTTTTTGTAAGAATTAATAGAAGATGATGGTGGTATTCATCTTATTTTCCATATATGGTATCCTCTTTATAGTGTAAGTAATTCAATCTTACCCGTTCAATTTTTTCGACCAAGATCTAACCGTTGCATTGATCAGTCTCATCTTCTTTATCCTAATTATCACTAtctagaaaaatacaaattgaTCTTGCCCGTTGAGTTTTGTTGACCAAAATCTAACCGTTACATTGATCAGTCTCATCATATTTATGTCCCTTACCACTAtctaagaaaaatacaaattgaTCTTACCGATTGAATTTTTCGACCAAGATCCAACCATAGCTTTAATCAGTCTCATCATCTTTATCAATGACCACTAtctaagaaaaatacaaattgaTCTTACCCATTGAATTTTTTCGACCAAGATCCAACTATTGCTTTGATTAGTCGCATCATCTTTATGTCCCTTACCACTAtctcagaaaaaaacaaattgatctTACCCATTGAATTTTGTTGACCAAAATCTAGCCGTTGCACTCACAAGTCTCATCATCTTTACATCAATTATAATTATCTcataaaaataccaaaatatctCTGAATTTTTGTGGCCAAGATGTCACAATTACTTTTGCCTTCACttgtttataaaatgtatacTTCTCGTTGAATGATCACACCATCTTGTATTAAGTTTCTTACTATTAATATTCCTTTAAAAATGGCTTCAATTCGCTCTCAATCATATTCTATTGAAGAAGATAAACACTTATGTCATGTGTATCTTGATGTTTCTCAAAATCCAATCATAGGGATAAACCAATCAGGCGATCAGTTTTGGACAAGAGTTCAAACTGAATATGAAAAATCTGAGATTTCTCTTACCCAACCAAGACCGAGAAGATCTTTGCAAACCCGAATGACGATAATTCTTTCTGCAGTCTCCAAGCTGAGAGGATGTGTTAACcagattgaaaataaaaatcccaGCGATGCTTCCGAACAAGACATTGTAAGTGTGCATAAATAGATATTGTTTGTATTTGCTCATAgtgtattatttttatgtttgctAACTTGTTTACATTTATCTCTTTCTTAATATAAAATCAGTTAAACCAAGCGAAGATGTTATTGACACAAGATGTCAAATACAAGAAAGGGTTCAAATTTGATCACGTCTGGCCAATCCTTAAAGGTAttgaaaaattttcaaataaccaCAGCAACAGAGCCATTGCATTCTCAGAAGAAAGTCGTAATGCCAAATCGTCTTCATCAAACCAAGATGAGTCATCGCCATCCCTTGGTATGAATTCCTTCGATCTAAATTTAAATAGTGAAGAATCCGGTGGTAATTTATCAAAGAGACCAATGGGTGTgaaaaaagcaaagaaaaaacaacactCTGATGAACAATTTAAACAAATGATGGAGCAAAATGATAAGCTTCTAAAAGCTATGGTTAAAGGTACTTCTCAAAGAAACGAAATTAAAAGACAGAAAGTAGAgttacaaagaaagaaacatgAGCGAAAAATGTTACTCGCGGATTTGAGTTCTATAACTGATCCAGCAAGACGTGCGTACATTGAAAATGAAAGAGCGGTGATTCTAAGTAGAGGAGTACCAACAACCCAATATGAAGAACACGGAGAAGGTTCTCAAAGCCAATATCATGGATCCCAATATCGAGTATATGAAGCTCAAAGAGACCAAGCTCAAGGGGATCAAGCTCAAGGAAGTCAAGTTCAAGGACAACAACCTCAAGATGAAGACCCAAAATCA
The Raphanus sativus cultivar WK10039 chromosome 1, ASM80110v3, whole genome shotgun sequence DNA segment above includes these coding regions:
- the LOC130512753 gene encoding protein ALP1-like encodes the protein MNFNYGSSSYIPPSSSSSSSSSDDNYYEDIQNQVVSQITANNNFLITHNLSNSEGSHGGSIPGHVVINRDRETSSRNLFSDYFSDNPLFSETMFRRRFRMSRPLFMHIHDAIQRHDNYFVQRRDGVGRLGLSGLQKITAVFRMLAYGLPADSTDEYIKIGESTAIESMKRFCRAVVEVFGSSYLRTPDANDVERLLQIGESRGFPGMLGSLDCMHWKWKNCPTAWGGQYAGRSGSPTIILEAVADYDLWIWHAYFGLPGSNNDINVLEASHLFANLAEGTVPPANYVINGKNYNTGYYLADGIYPKWSTLVQTIHDPRGPKKQLFAKKQEACRKDVERAFGVLQSRFAIVAGPARFWSKKVLHDIMTTCIIMHNMIIEDERDVDATIEERTEVPAAEVEMTGEDDARFQEFLARHRKIKDREAHIELRNDLIEHLWSEYTNSEN
- the LOC130512764 gene encoding glutathione S-transferase T3-like; the protein is MITPSCIKFLTINIPLKMASIRSQSYSIEEDKHLCHVYLDVSQNPIIGINQSGDQFWTRVQTEYEKSEISLTQPRPRRSLQTRMTIILSAVSKLRGCVNQIENKNPSDASEQDILNQAKMLLTQDVKYKKGFKFDHVWPILKGIEKFSNNHSNRAIAFSEESRNAKSSSSNQDESSPSLGMNSFDLNLNSEESGGNLSKRPMGVKKAKKKQHSDEQFKQMMEQNDKLLKAMVKGTSQRNEIKRQKVELQRKKHERKMLLADLSSITDPARRAYIENERAVILSRGVPTTQYEEHGEGSQSQYHGSQYRVYEAQRDQAQGDQAQGSQVQGQQPQDEDPKSPSEQQDFSQYYNLLSGDGNGFPGIY
- the LOC108850463 gene encoding protein DJ-1 homolog B, whose amino-acid sequence is MASSSCHRYLSVTPLFSTKLHFSSPRRTSLPVNRRSISVSATMASPTKKVLIPVAHGTEPFEAVVMIDVLRRGGADVTVASVENQVGVDACHGIKIVADTLLSDVTGSVFDLIMLPGGLPGGETLKNCKPLENMVKKQDTDGGLNAAICCAPALALGTWGLLEGKKATCYPVFMEKLGATCATAVESRVEIDGRIVTSRGPGTTMEFSVTLVEQLFGKEKAAEVSAPLVMRPNPGDEYTITELNQTKWSYDSSPQILVPIADGSEEMEAVAIIDVLRRAKANVVVAALGNSLEVVASRKVKLVADVLLDEAEKNSYDLIVLPGGLGGAEAFASSEKLVNMLKKQAESNKPYGAICASPALVFEPHGLLKGKKATAFPAMCNKLSDKSHIEHRVLVDGNLITSRGPGTSLEFALGIVEKFYGREKGLQLAKATLV
- the LOC108835889 gene encoding uncharacterized protein LOC108835889; the protein is MFSLSSPVHLRAGVSLQIGLSMEMKYPIQSRTRCVYWNLKESNYLKSNRELELKSTATVRSLYNVFEITSKQVKPSLLKMQAMEKESEAGRNVKEDERRRKIGLANRGKVPWNKGRKHTEDTRRRIKERTIEALRNPKVRDKMSEHQQPHSDETKEKIRASVKQVWAERSRSKRLKEKFTLLWSENIAEAARRGGSSEVELDWDSYEKSKQEISSEQFQLSEEKARTKEQTKMRAAQVKTEKMRRVEERKKEREERDQRGVKTRTPKQNKENATVSSRSKLKKKLTKIHKKKTSLGKVSIVKDRVVSVAAKLENLDLELIRKERTRGEISLADQIQAAKSLRGNDVLSRIGLFAMKSVDFD